TAAGCTGGTTTTTTATTTCTGTGAGCTGTGTTATCTCTTTTTCTACACTGAAGTAGTACTGGTTATAAACTACAAGTGTTCCGCTTACAGCCATAAAAAATAGCCAGTATTTAATGTATTTTTTTATATATGAAAAATCCTTTTTCAGTTCTAACGCTTTTTCTCTTATCATACCTTTTTACCTGCTCTTAGTTTTGCACTCCGGGAAGGTGGATTTTCCTTTATTTCCTCCTTTCCCGGTGTAATAGGTTTTTTCGTCAGTATATCAAGTTTCTTTAATTTTTTTGCCTCTCTGAATATATTTTTTACTATTCTGTCTTCAAGGGAGTGGAAAGATATAACCTGTATAATTCCCCCTTTATTCAGTATATCTATGGCCTTTGAGACTCCTTCCTTTATCTCTGAAAGCTCGTTGTTTACCTCTATTCTTATTGCCTGAAACGTTTTTGTAGCAGGATGAATTCTCCCTCTTCTTAAGGCTGGTGGATATGATCTGTACACTATATCTGCAAGCTGTTTTGTTGTTTCTATCGGTTTTTTCTTCCTCTCTTCGATAATATTCTTTACTATTCTTCTGGCGAATTTTTCCTCTCCATACTCAAAAATAATTTTTTCAAGGAGATCTTTAGGGTATTTGTTTACAACTTTGTATGCTGTTAAATGCTGGCTTTTATCCATCCTCATATCTAAGAACTCATCTCTCTGAAAGGAAAAACCCCTTTCTGTTTTTAGATGGAATGTAGATACTCCAAGATCAAAAAGAAAACCAGTTATATCTTTTATCCTCAGATCCTCTAATATCCTGTCTATATCCTTAAAAGAGGATTTAACAAGTATATATCGTCCTTTAAAAGTTTTTAGTTTTTCCTCTGCTTTTTCAAGGGCGTACTCATCTTTGTCTATTCCTACTATTTTTACCTCAGGCAAATTTTTCAGAATTAGATAAGAATGACCACCTCCCCCTACTGTCGCATCTACTATATATCCTTTCTTTATCTGTTTAAAAAATTGGAGTACTTCTCTGTGTAAAACTGGATAATGTTCTATCTCACTCAACCTTCAAATCTCTGGGTAGGTATCCTATAAATATCTTCCATAATGTCTATTCCGCACTCCAGAGTTTCAAGCCAGTCAAAGAATTTATTCACATTTTCTTTTCCTTTTATTATTGCTCCATGTTGTGGAGCTATAACCTCTACATCTAGCTGTCTTGCCATCTTTACCCATGCTTTCAGGATTTTCGATGTTGGGATGTATCTTCTATGAAAGCCTTCCATATACTTTATGTGTTCTTCAAAGTTTTCGACGTATATATAGTCCTGTCCAAGGGATGCACCTAAATCTCCTGAATAAAGGGTCTTTGATACAGGATCATAAACCTGGAGATTTCCCGGAGCATGCATAAAATGTGCAGGAAGTATATACAAATCAGTATTTCCAAGTCTTACAATTGTTCCCTCATCCTGTATGCCTTTTATTCTGTTTACAACAAGTCTATCAACACCAAAATGTGGTATAAATCTTGTCCACAATACAGAAGATAATGCTATGGCTTTTGTTGTCATAAGCCATCCGTTGATGGCAGCAACTATATCAGGATCTTGATGGGACAGAAATATATATTTTAGATTATCTATTCCAATGAGAGCTCCTACTTCAGAAAGAAGATGTTTAAATACCTTGTGTCCACCCGGATCCAAAATCATTCCCTGACCGTTATCTACAATAAAGTGAACATTTGCCTGTACCATCTCTCCGTGTCCGTAGTCTTCAAGAAGAATATTCTGATGGGAACCGTTGTCAAATATTTTTCTTTCTTCTGGTACCATGAACTTACCTCTCCTTGTTTATTTTTCTAAATTTCTGGAGTTTCATAAATATTTTAGTATCAAGTTTTATAATACTGTCGTATACAGTTATTTCAATCGAAGGTTTTTTCCTGCTTTTTAAAAATAAAAACTGTACCACCTCCGGATAATCTTTTATTTTCTCATAACATTCTTTTTTTGGAAAAACCCCGCAGAACAGATTCAAAATTATAGCCGTCAAAATCAGGTCTATATCTATCTCCGGATAATTATCATATATGCAGAGAGCTATAGAAAGCGTTGAAGCTGTTCTTTCTAATAATCCTCCCTCATAGTTTCTTCCTGATTTTTTATCTCTCAGTTTTTCTGCTTTTTCTCTTAATTTCGGATTA
This genomic stretch from Persephonella hydrogeniphila harbors:
- a CDS encoding MBL fold metallo-hydrolase yields the protein MVPEERKIFDNGSHQNILLEDYGHGEMVQANVHFIVDNGQGMILDPGGHKVFKHLLSEVGALIGIDNLKYIFLSHQDPDIVAAINGWLMTTKAIALSSVLWTRFIPHFGVDRLVVNRIKGIQDEGTIVRLGNTDLYILPAHFMHAPGNLQVYDPVSKTLYSGDLGASLGQDYIYVENFEEHIKYMEGFHRRYIPTSKILKAWVKMARQLDVEVIAPQHGAIIKGKENVNKFFDWLETLECGIDIMEDIYRIPTQRFEG
- the ftsL gene encoding cell division protein FtsL, translating into MIREKALELKKDFSYIKKYIKYWLFFMAVSGTLVVYNQYYFSVEKEITQLTEIKNQLTAKNMLLKKEISKLSSPERIGKIAKQNLKMKPVDYSNVRFIDQ
- the rsmH gene encoding 16S rRNA (cytosine(1402)-N(4))-methyltransferase RsmH codes for the protein MSEIEHYPVLHREVLQFFKQIKKGYIVDATVGGGGHSYLILKNLPEVKIVGIDKDEYALEKAEEKLKTFKGRYILVKSSFKDIDRILEDLRIKDITGFLFDLGVSTFHLKTERGFSFQRDEFLDMRMDKSQHLTAYKVVNKYPKDLLEKIIFEYGEEKFARRIVKNIIEERKKKPIETTKQLADIVYRSYPPALRRGRIHPATKTFQAIRIEVNNELSEIKEGVSKAIDILNKGGIIQVISFHSLEDRIVKNIFREAKKLKKLDILTKKPITPGKEEIKENPPSRSAKLRAGKKV